In the genome of Thunnus albacares chromosome 8, fThuAlb1.1, whole genome shotgun sequence, the window TGTTAGCGGAGTTGTCAATTGCTGCAAGAGAggagaacaaaaaaagagaaaaaggcaTTCAGGTTGCAGTTTTTGGTGCTggtaaaagagcaaaagaaaacagtcaTTTAAGTCTATTATTgaactctaaaaaaaaaaaaagacttcaaaaAAGACTGTAGAAACCAGCCAATGAATGAGATCACTTCATCATTCCTTCAACACAAGTAGATCaattcaaatttcaaaaaatCAAGTCAAACCTTTTCactacaaaaaaacatgtttttgtatcGTAACTAATCATCAAATGCTGAGGAAAACATGAAGATAAATCGAGGGAGGGAGAAAGCAGTATCATCGCTGCCGTCATCTCCTGACACTAACCTCTTTTGAGGGATACTAGGAAGGTCTTGCTATCTTTTCCGTGCTCATTGGAGACCTCACAGGTCACCCCGTTCTTCATGACCTCGGCCGTGGATTGAAGGGTAACGGTGCTCACCACCTTGTTGCCTTCCACTGATACCGACTGGCAGGAGTGAAGGTTGAGGGGAAGAGTgaggaggacaaaaaaaaagacctcaTTGTTTCTTGTCTATATTTTGAATGTAttgttacatatttttattgtgaaagCAAATACTTTTGCACTATAATGATGTTATAATCCATTAGTCATGCCTTGATTTTCAATCATACACCTCAATCAGCTCTTAAAACATGGCCAGTTGCACAGGTTGAAATATCTCTCATCTTTTATCTTGCATACATCACTGTTTTCTTCTGGAATGACCCAGTTTTTTAGAAGCATCATTAAAGTTTTATCTTATTCAATCAACTTTATGTAATATTTCAATTATGAAGCAGTATTCCCCCTTTAAAAAAGTTTCTTTAAAACTGTTTCTTGTGGGATTTTCTTTTCAACTATATCACATCAATATGAAATATTAGAATAAAATATTACTTTCCATAGCCCCATGAGCtgtttctttccctccttttctaTTGCTTTTGAAGTTTAACTACCAGTCTACCAAGGAGAAGATCTTCAGATGTTTTGAAAAAGGGTGTCTCAAACTTCACATATTGACCCAAATGAAATCACTAATAGTGATAGCTCTGTTTGTTTGGCATACATATTCAActgtgtttttatagttttactCGTGCAATCACTTCTAAGAAAGCAGTGATGGCTTCTATTTCCTTTTGTTAACTAAGGGATTCCTGTGCACTAGGGAAGACGTAATTGTCTGATGTATTTTTGTATCAACTTCAATACATGGCTGTGATTTCAAATTTGTACCTCTTTTCCTGAGGGCTTCCAAGTGAACTGAGGGGCAGGGAAGCCGTAAGCCGAGCACTTCAGAGTTACCATGTCTCCTTCCTTTTCCAcctctccagcagctggagTCTCGATCATCGGCTTTCCTGGAGAGGGAATGGGAAAGCGAGTTAACATTTCCTACTAACAGTGTAGGAAAAACCCCCAACACGTACACAGACTAATCTGGTTCCATCTTATACTGAAACTAATCAACGGAGTGGGAAGCAACATCATCTCTCAGCTGCTTCCACCTTTTATAAAACCTCCTTCCTCTAACTAAAACAATACTCAGCCCACACTAACACTGGCCATTGTCATTatcctgtgtgtttgcagtggtggtggtgtgggtgaaaaaaaagatttgatgCTTTGAATAGAGTATGTAAAGCCTCATATATTGTCCAGCTTCTAAGCAGCAGGCTTCTCATGTCTAAAAGTTGCTGTCGGAGGAGGAAGTTGAGTAAATTTAGTAGAGGAAACACATAACTGCATATGTTTGTACACTGAAATATGATGATACAGATGCTGATGTGATTATCTAAACAGCTTTTTCTCAGGTAGTCAGTACATGCAGTAAATGCATGTTtctatgtttatatgtatgGTATGTATGTAGGTAGTGAATTACCTTTGACAGTGAGGTTGACGCTGAACTCGGCTGTCAGTCCTGACACAGATGGCACGGCTCCAACACACATGTACTCCCCAGCTTTATCATAGGAAACGTCTTGTATTGACAGAGTGCCGTTCTGAGAGAGTACCTTAGAGCcctggaggaaaacaaacacccagaaataaaaacaattggACTCACACTACCAGccttttattctttctttttactctctgtgtgtgaatatgaGAGTAGGACAGCATTGTGAATATCTAGTTTGAATGCACGCTGTTATGCTGGGAAAGCAAAAGAAGgaccttcacacacactgttccAAAGCACAGTGATAAGAGATCAAAGTCAGTCCTCAACGATGAAACTGTCTCTCGCAATTCTTCTCAGCCTCTTCTCATAGCAATCCTTCTTTCTAAGATCAAACACGTTTTCTACCCACAAAACCAGCAGTCGGTGAGTTTCTATCACACCAGGGAGACACAACAATAGATACACAAGCTCGACAACAGGCCAGACATCGGAGAAACACTGTGCACATGACAAGTGGAGGGCCAGGGCTGAAAACCAAaataccaaaaccaaaaaaaaatggcaacacactgatttgtggttttacagtaTCAGAGTGTGAACTGCTTCAAATAGACTATAAGAGTAAGCAAATCCTCTTTTCTTTGGTATGTTTACTgtagaaaacaaagtcaaaatatGGCATGATGTACATTGTTTGTAACAGAAAAGAGACGCCAGAAGTAGTGCTTCTCCTGGCTACACACAAATTatgaattgttttaattatcAATGACCCTCAGCTGTTGCTACTCTAGCATGTCTACATTTTAACTCAGacagttttaaaagtttaactcaCATAATTActataaaactaaaaatatgcagtacaaaacaaaatgtactgcATTTGGCTGTCTCCTGCACAGGTGGATGTCTAACTTATCTTAGACtaactaaaaaaatcaaaggaTTTGCAGTTATATGCTTAATTATTAAATGAGTCATTAGATAGACAAAATGtgtattgttgctgttttttctcattcacaAACCAGAAGCAGCTTCTGCTCTCCAGTTGCTGCCATTGGACACAACACAATGCAGCCAGTATAGCAGAATCACAACTGTCTTTAAAGGGAGCAGATCCAACAGCTACAGTGTTGTATGGCAGCTGCAAACTAAGTAAGTTCTGTATCACATTATGAAAATGTTGTCTTatgcaataaaaaaattaaaaaactgttgtcctgaaaaaaaagactgcatCAAAGCTCAACCAGAATCACAAAATATCCAAATATGGAGACCCAGACGAGACTGAATTCTTGGAGTAAAGTTCAACATCCCCTAGCCAGTGTTGTTAATACATAATAATGTCaggtttgtatttttacaaaCTTACTCTTACTTACTCTTATCTAGGAATGCTCTGAAAGAATTCTGTGGACAGATGAGTAAAAGACCAAAGACAGACATCCATTTTCCATTAACATGCAAGGAGAATGGAAGGCAAGTTGAGAGAGTGATGGAGCACACCTTTTTCCAGTGAACTGTATGCTGAGCAGACGCCTTGGTCTTACACTGCCACTCCACCTTGTCTCCAAGCATGACAACTTGAGGTTTGATCGGGGTCACGCTCACTGGGTCAatgtctgacagagagagaggcgaAGAAGAGAAGGCAATTCAGAGGAGAGGACGACACACGAAACCTAAAGAAGTGCCACTTAAAATCAAACAGTTCCTGATCGCTTAAACAACCATGTAATAAGGCTCTTAAGGCGGCCGTACTAGGcagaatatttaattttttttaagtacaAAGCTAATGCACTTACTCTGAAGTTAAGCCCATTTCGAAGCCCAAGTTAAATGTATTCCATGCTATTTCAAGGCTATCTCCACTTAATGTGTGTGATAAGATCAAATTAAGGAGTGTGGTTGGGATAACATTAAAGTAACAGATGAACTGTGAAAAATTGAATTGGGTATCGCCCGGCTGAAAGGATTCCATTAAAGCTCATTCCTTTCTAACCCTTTTAATTCTATGATTTACTGATGAAAAGAATGGCTTACTGCAAGGGCGAAACTACACAAACAGAAGATAAATTGTTCCTGTGAGTGTGTCTTTGGGTTACTCACAGTGGACACTCAGGTTGATCTTTCCACTCAGATCAGCGTCGATGTTATCGAAATCTAGAGCGTTGCACATGTACATGCCTGCATCTGTGCGTTTGATAGATTTCAGCGTCAGGAGACCACCCTGACCACTGAGGGGTTTGCCCTGGAGGTGGAAGAAAAGGTatgggcagagagagagagagaatcaagATTTAGTGAGagtaactattttttttaaagaagtggGGTACATAGAGTAAAAGAATAACAATTCTCTCTCAAACAAACATGCACGTGAAATTCAAACGCACATCTTTCGTGAAGTCAAACTCAGGCTGAGGGTTTCCATCAGTTTCGCACTTCATAGTGACAACATCGCCCTCCTTGACTGGATCAGTGTTGAGTAGGGTAAATGTTGCGGTCTCTGAAGGATCTAGATGGACAAGAACAGACATGGAACAGGTGAAAATTCCTCCTTTTGGATACATTTACACTGTTATATGGTATATCATTGCAATGCATTCCAGAGAGGATGTTTTACTTTCCCAGTgcctcctctttcctttcctcatCATATCTCTTTAGctgaaaattacattacatggTGTTTGTGCCTACAGATTTTAAAATGGGCCCAGGAGGTGAAGACATAACACTATGAGCTGTTTGTTGACAATGCtttgtacataaataaataaatagattttaacaacaaagaGATCTTCAAACTATTTGTGGAACAAATGTCAAAACTGAGAAGCCACACCACATACTCGTGGCATTAAATTTGAGCTGCTACTATTTGCTATTTTACTCAATTTTTAAGCATTTGCTACTTCtggtttctcaaatgtgaggatttgatgcttttctttgtcatacacgatggtaaactgaatgtctttgtaTTTATGACTGTGGgtcacaaaacaagacaaaggaaGATGGCACCATGGGTCGGGGGGAATTATAATAAGGATTTGTTCActattgtctgacattttatagatgaaacaattaattgagaaaataatcggcagattaattgacaatgaaaacaattatagttgcagccctacattaaATAACATGTCATGTTATACAACTGGTATATGTGTTTTACGTTCTTGTATGATCACAGCTCATTGaccagtaaagtaaaaaaacagaacaactaACACACAATGGCATAAATCttgacttctttttttcttcaatccTACATTTGTCCGGTCTTGATCATTTTCACTTAGTGCAGCAGGGGTTTGGCACACTGGTCTGATAAGAAACTATTCTCTGATAATGAAGCAGTTAGCTTGCAGAGCTAAAGCAAAGTTCAGAAATCATAAAGTGTAATCGCTGCCATTTCAATGCGATATTGAGAAAACTGCCatatgattaaaatgtttcattcaaAATACTATTACTAATTCAAATGTACCTCCTGCAATTCCTCCAGAACATCTAAGGGGAACTGAAGGACAACTGGTTGAAGACCTTCGTTAATAAGGTAATTGGATACAGTCACCCCACCCCCTTCCCTCACAGTTCACTCACAGTTGAGGTTGATGGTGGTGCTGTCAGACTTCTTCTGTTTGATCTGGCCTTCTGGCATGCTGTACTCCACGGTGCACTGGAAGACAGAGTCCTTGTCTGCTTTGGTGGGCTGCATGTACAGGGTGCTCTTGATGGTGTAGAGACCTGAGGCCTCCTTCACTACCGAGGGAATCATGTAGGTctctgacagagaggagggacggaagaaggaaggagagacaTTTGTTAAGCTGAGTGCATTCGATTGATTTACTAACCAGATCAATTAATGGAATGACTGCAGAGAGTGTGCAGATTATCCTCTGCTCTATACGGTATGTTAAATAAGACTATGTTTTCAATCAGGACATTGTTTATACTTTCTCGTCATTCTAACAATCAGAGGACACGTACTCTCTTTCCTGTCCTTGACCTCGGGTAGGGGCTGGTCATCTTTGAACCAGATTATTCTTGGTTGAGGATGCCCGTTCATTGTCACACAGCTGCCGATCTGATACACATGTTCAAATACATGCACAAAAGGAAGGATAAGTGTCAGAAAATGCAGTGTTAGGAAAAATGCACTCGCAcacaggatacacacacacacgtagaaaactgcacacacacctcAGAGCTGGAAGTCTCTCCCACAGAAATAGCCTGGCTTGATGGCTTTTTGAGTTCTGGCTTCTCCGGAGCAACTGAGACAGAAAAATATGGGAGGGGGAGGATACATTATTAAATCATTATGATTCACTGGAAGGAAAACCTTTAACTTTAACCCtgagatacaaacacacacaaactccacTACCATATAAGCAGTCCCACCCACATGCCTGCTGACCTTGTTAATTAAGTTGAGCAGTAAATATCCTGCTTCGCATGATTCCACTGAGGCCTGGTTCACATGAGCTGATAAGggtcaaatcacaaaaaaaaaacctccacacTCCGCCTCTCTCTGGCTAACACACACAACCACGGGTGTGAGTGTTCCCTCTTGTTTCTCTGCTTTATTCCCCAGCTCCACCTGTTCACATGCAAGGTCATGCTATCAGTCCCTGCAGCTGCCGACTGCttatgaaaataaacagtaaatggGTATTTCTCTCACCATCTCGCTCACTCAGTTGTTTGACTTTAGTTTTCAGTAGTTTTTGTTACACCGCTCACAAAACTGCTgaaacacgttttttttttataggcaTTCCCTTTCTACATACTGTGTAATGCAGGTGGCCATACTTTATGTAAGCACAGTTTGAGAAATTGTTCATAAGTCATAAGTAGGTTTCTTTCCCTCTGAACTCTCCTTTACTGCCTATTATTAGATGTaagacagcagaaaaaaatacagagaaatggTGGCAGGATTGTTTTCACTCTGTTATAGCGTGTTTTGCTTAGCAGACACACGGTTTACTTTCTACTGTGGGCCTCACTAGAGAGAGAAACCAGGCTATCACTGGTACAGCTCAACCCTCGGGAGACCTCATAACTCACTCCTATTAAGTTAAGGCAGGACAGACACAATATAACTCATCCCCCATTGAGTCAAGTGGTCAAACATGGACGAAGAATAATTGCTGATTTGTGAGACAGGGTGTTTTCTTATGGCTGTGGGCACTAAGTGCATTTAAAAAGACCATTGTCAAATAGCACTTCATTGAGGCATTGTGAAACACTGTGCTCTTCACAACAGCCTAGCCCATTCACAATTAATAGCTTATTTTATGAGACTGCTTTAAACCTCGGTGCATCAGAGAACATAAATGTTAATGGATAACTTCATCTTAAGTAAAGAAAGTTCTGTGTGACTATTCTCCCAACTTTAAATTCTCCCTATTAAGAGTGATTGATCCGCACAAtccaaaatgcaaatgaatcCTATTCATTTCGGTGAGGCCACTAAACGTTAAAAGTATGATTGATGTCTGCTCAGGGGTTGCTGTGGGAGGGGCAAGGACACAGCGGCCTGTACCCTGGTCAGCCCTCGGCGCCTTGGTGATAAATTCGGACCGTTATTAAGATGAGATATATGAGACATGACAGGTGTGATTGAACTATTCATCAATTGTGTCAAGAGTGATTAGATTGTGGTTAATTGACCTCTGGGGAATCAAAGGAAACTAGTAACCCCAGGCATTGAAAAAAGCTCCAAAGTCCTGCacatgatgaaaaaatattagcAGAAGTCTGCTCTATTCTTGACAAATGTAGACAATTGTGACAGATAAAACCTCATGAtactatatttttataaaataagGTTTTGCATGgtgttttgtgcaaaatgcaATCAGCAAAATGCATTACATGCATTAAGTGCAATTAAGCCTCTTCTAAATGAAAGTAGTATGCgtgaacacacatgcagatcTCATTAATGCCGCAAACCTTTAGCAGCACTGATAGCAACAAACCAAGTCATAAATTCCAGACATCAACAACTGGGAAAGTGAGTAGGGGGTGAGAGGGCAGAGTGGTTGCTTTAAAAAGGTCATGTTGAGGTCCTATAAAAGGCCAAAGGCCACTGGCTGACTCACAGAAGACTTTGAGCATAGTGGCAGCATCTTTGACACCAGCGGGGCCAGCAGTGACCTGGCAGAAGAAGACGAGCTCATCGGAGGGTTGAACAGAGGTGATGGTCAAGGTGAAGTCCTCTCCAAAGGTGACCCGGCCAGACAGAAGGGTGCCCTCATCGCTTTTTCCCTCGCCACCCTCGGAGCGGAAAGCCACGCGCCTCCTGGTTCCCTGCTCCTCCTGCATGGACAGATGGAAAAAAGAAGATAAGGGAAGAGGGCAAGAGAAACATGAGGAATAATCGAAGAAGCCACGATCTCAaatcaaatctaaaaataaaaattttgacAGTGCCATATTTGAATATGAAAGAATATCAATATCTGGATATTACTTACAATGTACCACTCAACAATAGTGTTGCTTGATGGCGGCGAGACAGTATATGTGCAGGGCAGTTTGGCAGTGCCATCTTTCAACACCTCCACTTTAGGGTTCACATTCACAGTCACAGCCCCACTGCATactgtaaagaaaaacacaaacacaaacaacgtTAGAAAGAAGAATGTAATTAAAGACACAAGCAATAGGAAGCAATTTAAAAGACTTGTGTGTACCCGTGTGTATCATGAGGAAAAACTGctagaaataaaaataactcaaaaacaTAATATTAAATAGTTGGACATGTCTTATATATGTAGTGGCTACCTGCGCAAGTTAGACAACTAAAGTAAATATGTACAACTTAAAGTAAGATCTAATGGTCTAATTGACAACACTGCATTATGACGTGAAAGGCTGGTATTGCATGATAGTAATGGTGATGTTCAACACTGGATTTTATAAAGTTAAATACTGTACTTTGCGTCTCAaagaaggacaggaggaaatgAGGAGACCGCGAAGACAGAAGgaaagacaaataataaaactaCAACTTGTCTCTTTGGTATTAGATTGAAAGCCTATGGGTTTGTTTAATACCCTCAGAACTTCAAACACCGCGTTATGAGAACCAGGGACAGTCTTATGGCATCCATGTGGGACTTTATCAGCACTGGAGCACGCCTTTTCCTGCAATGCCTTGAGCTGTTCGCACTCAtcactcctcacacacacatcacatacacaagtGGCAACGAGAGGCCTTGGTTTGTGATTACCCCACGTTTTTAAGGACAGCGCCTCCCTCGCTGGAAACACATGTagtgtacacagacacacattcatgcatgcAATGTACACCCACACAATACAGCAAACGGATGCACAGTTGTAAAGTTCCAGAGATGACAACTGACACCGGAGTGATGCCAGAGGGTAATCGCATGGACcacacatgtatacatacacacaggctTATACTGTATCTCACCCTTGACACAGAATACCGCAAATTCTCTACAGCAAAGAATTCTTTTTTTCAGAGCAGAAAAACAGGTGGAGTCCTGACATATCAAAGGAATACTCCACCAAAAATATATGGGATTAGATGCATATCTTCAAATTTCTGTTCAGAATTATAAATCAGCAGTTAAGTTAGTGATTTGTTAGCAAAAGGTTTGTTTTGGAggtttatgtgtatatattttgatattttttctgtcatgaCTCTGGGTGTCTGTTAGAGTATTTTGTAGCTTCTTTAATCCAAATAAACTACATTCAACCATTCTCCACAAAGGAGCAAGCTACCAACTTTTCAAAGCCACCTCTTCAGTCTACTGGAGTTTTCCCTTAAAGGTGAATGAAAAGTGTTAAAATCTGTTAAGGGACACCGAGGGGAGCTGGAAGGTCCTTGTGACCGGCGCTGTCAGTGTTCTCCATTCAGTAGAAACATTAGGATGCGCACAGTGTCCCAGATCTCAATGGGAGAATACCCAGCTAGGGCATGGGCTGGACCTGAACTGGTTCCTGTGGGGATAGGGAACACCATAGCTCTCTCTACATCTAACAATAGAGAAACTATGTCACAAGCAGATTGCAttacagagatggagggaaaggaTGGAGAATTGGATGAAGTGATGGAGCTCCATTTCTGCTAATGAACTGCAGTGCAGTGCATACAGTgtcataaatcatcataaatcGTATaggagagggagtgtgtgttgtgagtgTGTAGAAACACATGACAACTGCAAAGAAAAGGACAATGTTGTTTTAAGGAGCTGGGGTTAAACTGCCAAATGCATTTTCCAATCTTTGactatcaaataaataaagtaagtaaTCAACATATGGACTGCATATTTCATAGTAAATTAGTAAATTAGTAATCATGCAATTTAGTATGCATGTGCCTACATGAAAGATAGTGCTTGCCAAGCATACTTAGCTGATTATGGGAATGGAgccatatttactgtatgataAAATACTTTcatataaaaactacaaatagaaaaatgtgtatGCATTGTAAATAATATATGCATCAGTGAATTGCTACAGTAAACAACCACTCAACAACATTCCCCAAAAACCTAAACACAGAGTTGAGTATCATTAAAAGCAAGAAATCTAGACTCAACTTAATATTCACATTCTGAACATACATGTTACTAATGAACAACCCAGCCCTGTATTCTGtataataacataaatgaaTGATATCATCCATTACTGGACTACAAAATCTACacttgaataatttattttgttgtgagaGTGGGGAGGATGGACTTCTGGGAATCATAGTTGTTTGACAGGCTAGTTTTAATAACAGGGCAGAGAAATGCAGACAGGGGATGATGAAAGAGTGTTTGCTCAAAATGTCTTAAAGATGAGATGAGAGGAGCTGAGGCATGGCCTCCTTGTTATCGCTCCACTGTGAGGATGAAAAGGAGGGAacgaaggaaggaaggaaggaaggtgaAAATAAGAAGGCAGAGAGCACttatagagaaaataataagGAGAGCTGTCAAAAATACACACTGAGGTCGCTCaacgatgtgtgtgtgcatgtatattgGAAAAAAGAGCTTGTATGTGTGACATTCCAACAGGCAGAGTCAGACGTTATGATTCACCACGACCCAGGAAGCACACAGGGTCAAAGTTCATGCAAGCGTTGACATTTGATGAAAAGATCTCATGTCTCTTTCCCCCGCTGTATTCTTTCACTTCCTCTTACTTTACTTTTTCACTTCCCATGGCTCTTTTTTATGCCGCTTTTTCTTTTCgtcatgtccttttttttttgctcacttCATCCCTATGCAACATcccttcctctcactctctgaATATTTTGTTCAGTAGCTCTCAAGTGAACCAACATTAGTTTTACAAACCGAGTCTCATGTTCTAAATTTGTAAGAGGGATGTAGCCTGAACGAAaatcctcctctgtttctgcGCCAACACAAACAGCAAGCCAGACAAGCAAATGTCCAAGAATGTGTGAGTAAACGATGAGCTGTGCTTTTAGGCAGCACTCAGGATTTAAGAGTCCTGTTAAGTGGTGCATGGGAAAAATACACACTCTTACACATACCACATTAAATCAAGTGACTTACTGGCACATGCATAGAGAGCCAGAGTCTTAACTCGGTTACTCAACtaatttggtttttgaaaaaCACACGTTAACTCCAAGGTAAGCTTTTAAACTCTGTGAGAAATTCATTTGAGCACACTGGAGAAGTTACTCCAACATTACTGGTTACCATAGCAATGTCAGCATCTGAGTCTGTAGGTTTTTACTGTCTGCGCAAACCTGTGAATGGCTACATATTTATGTAAACATAATGCaagtataagaaaaaaaaacaatcaataagGGGAGAGGTGGCTAGTGTCTGCACCTTTTCATACTCTCTGGTAAATTACTGTATCTATAACATTAGAGGAATATTCTGTTACTTagcaaaatgaatgaataacatGGTATCAATGGcgtatgaaaaaaaatctaataaaaagacaaaactaggtaacaaacaatatgaaaataaaagacaaaatgttgaataacaaagttttttgctttttgttccaAGGCCTgcagatttttatatttcaaaagaTGACTAACAAAAGAAATATTAGCTTAGCGCAGCTGATTGTGTTTCAAATGTGTAATCGTGATTTCATCTGTTGTCTTCTGATTCTTAGTTGTGCAAGTGACACAATACTGATGACATTCACTTTCCACAGACGCAGCTATGAGTTATTCTTGTGTCTTATTTTGTGCACGTTTTTCAGAAATTT includes:
- the bcam gene encoding basal cell adhesion molecule isoform X1, giving the protein MDGITFGRASLLCTLLLWALQVCSGAVTVNVNPKVEVLKDGTAKLPCTYTVSPPSSNTIVEWYIEEQGTRRRVAFRSEGGEGKSDEGTLLSGRVTFGEDFTLTITSVQPSDELVFFCQVTAGPAGVKDAATMLKVFFAPEKPELKKPSSQAISVGETSSSEIGSCVTMNGHPQPRIIWFKDDQPLPEVKDRKEKTYMIPSVVKEASGLYTIKSTLYMQPTKADKDSVFQCTVEYSMPEGQIKQKKSDSTTINLNYPSETATFTLLNTDPVKEGDVVTMKCETDGNPQPEFDFTKDGKPLSGQGGLLTLKSIKRTDAGMYMCNALDFDNIDADLSGKINLSVHYIDPVSVTPIKPQVVMLGDKVEWQCKTKASAQHTVHWKKGSKVLSQNGTLSIQDVSYDKAGEYMCVGAVPSVSGLTAEFSVNLTVKGKPMIETPAAGEVEKEGDMVTLKCSAYGFPAPQFTWKPSGKESVSVEGNKVVSTVTLQSTAEVMKNGVTCEVSNEHGKDSKTFLVSLKRAIDNSANRVLLSGNPVLKSADQQQGGSSGVVIAVVVCVLLLLLLVALIYFLNKKSKLPCGKKDKKEVATGEVNNDIVVEMKTEKANEEAGLLNKRPSTEQ
- the bcam gene encoding basal cell adhesion molecule isoform X2 — translated: MDGITFGRASLLCTLLLWALQVCSGAVTVNVNPKVEVLKDGTAKLPCTYTVSPPSSNTIVEWYIEEQGTRRRVAFRSEGGEGKSDEGTLLSGRVTFGEDFTLTITSVQPSDELVFFCQVTAGPAGVKDAATMLKVFFAPEKPELKKPSSQAISVGETSSSEIGSCVTMNGHPQPRIIWFKDDQPLPEVKDRKEKTYMIPSVVKEASGLYTIKSTLYMQPTKADKDSVFQCTVEYSMPEGQIKQKKSDSTTINLNYPSETATFTLLNTDPVKEGDVVTMKCETDGNPQPEFDFTKDGKPLSGQGGLLTLKSIKRTDAGMYMCNALDFDNIDADLSGKINLSVHYIDPVSVTPIKPQVVMLGDKVEWQCKTKASAQHTVHWKKGSKVLSQNGTLSIQDVSYDKAGEYMCVGAVPSVSGLTAEFSVNLTVKGKPMIETPAAGEVEKEGDMVTLKCSAYGFPAPQFTWKPSGKESVSVEGNKVVSTVTLQSTAEVMKNGVTCEVSNEHGKDSKTFLVSLKRAIDNSANRADQQQGGSSGVVIAVVVCVLLLLLLVALIYFLNKKSKLPCGKKDKKEVATGEVNNDIVVEMKTEKANEEAGLLNKRPSTEQ